The following coding sequences are from one Poecilia reticulata strain Guanapo linkage group LG18, Guppy_female_1.0+MT, whole genome shotgun sequence window:
- the irs4b gene encoding insulin receptor substrate 2-B translates to MANFTNYQEGKAAMLMVEPQQRDVGTSPAAAKANGDSSVGEPPSPLINIGGGGGGSRFHQHLPPPNHLHHHQNLSLDSPKDQQQHHHYQLAPQQHLSGENTTESPGRKASSSSSISQVHTAEDPAASGSGSSHVYAAVTVANSSEVVDDIRKCGYLRKQKHGHKRFFVLRAASHLGPSRLEYYDSEKKFRNSLRTAAAASGGAVAASPPKRVIYLYQCFTVNKRADSKNKHLIALYTKDEYFAIVAENETEQEDWYVAISELMSEGKRGHVDSDDLDDGYGTVSPGTVFKEVWQVNVKPKGLGQTKNLTGVYRLCLSTKTIHLVKLNSETPCVNLQLMNIRRCGHSESFFFIEVGRSSSIGPGEIWMQVDDSVVAQNMHETILETMKALKAFAEFRPRSKSQSSGSNPMSFITTRRHLGNLPPSQTGLQRRSRTESVVGTPPSSKSSGASGYRFRTSSEGEGTMNRPFRSATGSLVHLNAARVPHGRQDSGGSGSSWSGVATGNAGTSTTSNRYVRAIPSTCHARSASLPVSHFPSTTSPVSVSSSSGHGSVSDTLTRPSSASICGSPSDGGFNSSDEYGSSPGDFRYFRVRSNTPDSLGNTPPIREENCLNDYMAMGWNRDVFGTSVGSGNNSGCETPRDESTSTTEDERFSSSSLRRRTHSFSRAAAGVTGASGVATYQKMTQTNLSLDEGSDVVLPFGSGLLRGGPSSSSSSLRSDYSSCSEHSQQSRPSTLSRSEAGAERPPLSSSSSAKEDSGYMPMMCGVAMASPRDTPPDYMPMQPSSYSYQISHSPQFHSPALGTRSAHHHPQSSTDSHGYMMMLPGSSGTSPSPLQASSSGPGAAGVGGSNSMAEKPENGEYMDMSYSGCGRKLPGEDSSVYYTPGTPEGPLKSYSPYFSLPRSYKAPNREREEREDGEYVPMSSPAKPVYSSVATASMLVPEKRIGGGSNTSTPSHPPPPYGAHHTTAAMADRRVMRPTRLPLGRRSFNGPLRVGEPATETPCATRSVPVTSVPREGPSSPGEYINIEFGEHFPHQQQPPPYPLSTQDEAPSLVSSDACCSPPQDYMSVEVGSDQHDATACLGKNQSPRPSLVAPWNPPSYIRPLVNSSGVAGSGGHWRSVGDDYTDMSFNLSRGERTQSPTAMLQHLCVVEGRYGHPASTTSSSTISPPHPPSTQQSEPKVVRADPQGRRRHSSETFSSSSSSNSTPSSSATHPSLSNPSAPNANGSYQTEGQTSRWASSASFDSVWMSLAGAGDSPVHHSQVRNAETDAMSGNIPTSASSGVGASRMCRNTSVGYQNGLNYIALELREDGSNAGAPGASSSSGNASVAPPGMVPLPENGAYASIDFTKSDGVTTATKD, encoded by the exons ATGGCTAACTTCACGAATTACCAGGAGGGTAAGGCGGCTATGTTGATGGTGGAGCCTCAGCAGAGGGACGTGGGGACGAGTCCTGCGGCCGCCAAAGCAAACGGAGACAGCTCAGTCGGGGAACCCCCTTCCCCGTTAATTAATATCGGCGGCGGCGGAGGAGGCTCTCGTTTTCACCAACATTTGCCGCCCCCCAATCACCTTCACCACCACCAAAACCTCAGCCTCGACTCGCCAAAGGATCAACAGCAGCACCATCACTACCAGCTGGCCCCACAGCAGCATCTTTCCGGGGAAAACACCACCGAGTCCCCGGGCAGAaaagcctcctcctcctcttctatCAGCCAGGTACACACAGCCGAGGACCCCGCCGCTagcggcagcggcagcagccATGTATACGCCGCTGTGACCGTCGCTAACAGCTCGGAAGTCGTGGATGATATTCGAAAGTGCGGTTATTTGAGAAAGCAGAAACACGGACACAAGCGGTTTTTCGTGCTCCGGGCTGCCAGCCATCTGGGGCCGAGTCGTCTGGAATACTACGACAGCGAGAAGAAATTCAGAAACAGCCTGCGCACCGCTGCCGCCGCTAGCGGAGGAGCGGTGGCCGCTTCGCCTCCGAAGAGGGTTATTTACCTCTACCAGTGTTTCACAGTGAACAAAAGGGCGGactctaaaaacaaacacctcATTGCCCTGTACACCAAGGACGAATATTTTGCTATTGTGGCTGAAAACGAGACGGAGCAGGAGGACTGGTATGTGGCCATCAGTGAGTTAATGAGTGAGGGGAAGAGGGGGCACGTGGACTCTGATGATTTAGATGATGGCTATGGTACAGTCAGCCCTGGGACTGTGTTTAAGGAGGTTTGGCAGGTTAATGTTAAACCTAAAGGACTGGGTCAAACTAAAAACCTCACAGGTGTTTATCGGCTATGCCTGTCTACTAAAACCATTCACCTCGTTAAACTGAACTCTGAAACCCCCTGCGTTAACCTCCAGCTGATGAACATCAGGCGCTGTGGACACTCTGAGAGCTTCTTCTTCATAGAGGTGGGCCGCTCCTCCTCCATCGGGCCTGGGGAAATATGGATGCAGGTGGACGACTCGGTGGTGGCCCAGAACATGCACGAGACCATCCTGGAAACAATGAAAGCCCTGAAAGCTTTTGCAGAATTCCGGCCGAGGAGCAAAAGCCAATCTTCAGGCTCCAACCCCATGTCGTTCATCACCACGCGACGCCACCTGGGTAACCTGCCTCCAAGTCAGACGGGGTTGCAGCGGCGGTCGAGGACGGAGTCTGTAGTCGGCACGCCACCCTCTAGTAAAAGTTCCGGGGCGAGCGGCTATCGCTTCCGCACATCTAGCGAAGGTGAGGGGACGATGAATCGGCCATTTCGCTCTGCCACGGGAAGCCTGGTCCACCTCAACGCAGCCCGTGTTCCCCATGGCCGTCAGGACAGCGGCGGGAGTGGCAGCAGCTGGAGTGGTGTTGCAACAGGAAATGCTGGCACGAGCACTACCAGCAACCGCTATGTCAGAGCTATCCCCTCCACCTGTCACGCCCGCTCAGCCTCACTTCCCGTCTCCCACTTCCCTTCGACCACCAGCCCAGTCAGTGTTTCCTCCAGCAGCGGCCATGGCTCTGTTTCTGACACGCTCACCCGCCCATCAAGCGCCTCTATATGTGGCTCCCCATCCGATGGAGGCTTTAACTCCTCTGATGAGTACGGCTCCAGTCCCGGTGACTTCCGGTACTTCCGGGTGAGGAGCAACACGCCGGATTCTCTGGGCAACACCCCACCAATCAGAGAGGAAAACTGCCTCAACGATTACATGGCCATGGGCTGGAACCGGGACGTTTTCGGCACCAGTGTGGGCTCTGGAAACAACAGTGGATGTGAGACACCACGTGATGAGAGTACCTCAACGACCGAGGATGAGCGCTTTTCTTCCTCATCACTGAGGAGGAGGACGCACTCCTTCTCCAGAGCAGCTGCCGGTGTGACCGGAGCCTCCGGAGTAGCTACTTATCAGAAAATGACCCAGACGAACCTCTCGCTGGATGAGGGGTCAGACGTAGTGCTGCCATTTGGGAGCGGGCTGCTCCGTGGTGGGccgtcctcttcctcttcctcacttcGCTCCGACTACAGCTCATGCTCCGAACATAGTCAGCAGAGCCGTCCCTCGACACTCTCCAGGTCGGAGGCCGGAGCCGAACGCCCCcctctttcttcctcctcttctgccAAGGAAGACAGCGGCTACATGCCCATGATGTGTGGTGTGGCAATGGCGTCGCCGCGGGACACTCCTCCTGACTACATGCCTATGCAACCCTCTTCTTACTCCTACCAGATCTCCCACTCACCCCAGTTCCACAGCCCAGCTCTAGGGACGCGCTCAGCCCACCATCACCCACAATCTTCCACGGACTCTCACGGCTACATGATGATGCTCCCAGGGAGCAGTGGCacctctccttctcctctccaGGCCTCTTCCAGTGgtcctggagctgctggtgttggtggAAGTAACAGCATGGCTGAGAAACCTGAAAACGGAGAATATATGGACATGTCCTACAGCGGCTGTGGTCGCAAGCTCCCAGGTGAAGACAGCAGTGTGTATTACACACCAGGAACACCCGAGGGGCCCCTGAAGTCTTACAGTCCTTACTTCTCTCTCCCCCGCTCTTATAAGGCCCCCAACAGGgagagggaagagagagaggatgGGGAATACGTACCCATGAGTTCCCCTGCCAAACCAGTGTATTCGTCAGTTGCAACTGCTTCAATGTTGGTGCCAGAAAAAAGAATAGGAGGGGGCAGCAACACCTCCACTCCCTCCCACCCACCTCCTCCCTATGGAGCTCACCATACAACTGCGGCAATGGCTGACCGACGGGTCATGAGACCTACCCGCCTTCCTTTAGGCAGGAGGAGTTTCAATGGCCCGCTGCGGGTCGGCGAGCCCGCCACAGAGACCCCGTGTGCTACAAGGTCTGTCCCAGTCACCAGCGTCCCACGCGAAGGCCCCTCAAGTCCCGGAGAGTATATCAATATTGAGTTTGGAGAACACTTCCCTCACCAACAGCAGCCCCCTCCCTATCCCTTGTCCACTCAAGATGAAGCCCCCTCCCTGGTATCCAGTGACGCTTGCTGCTCTCCTCCCCAAGACTACATGAGCGTGGAGGTCGGGTCGGACCAGCATGATGCCACTGCGTGTCTGGGTAAGAACCAGTCCCCCAGGCCCAGCCTTGTTGCTCCTTGGAACCCGCCCAGCTACATCCGACCTCTGGTTAACAGCTCTGGGGTCGCCGGTTCAGGCGGTCACTGGAGGTCGGTAGGAGACGATTACACGGACATGTCATTCAACCTCAGCAGAGGTGAGAGGACTCAAAGCCCCACAGCGATGCTGCAGCATCTTTGCGTCGTAGAGGGACGCTATGGTCACCCTGCCTCCACCACCTCCTCGTCTACCATTTCCCCACCTCACCCTCCTTCGACCCAACAGTCGGAGCCCAAGGTGGTGCGAGCGGACCCCCAAGGCAGGAGGAGACACAGCTCAGAAACGTTCTCCTCCAGCTCATCCTCTAACTCAACGCCTTCGTCCTCAGCCACCCATCCGTCTCTGTCCAACCCCTCGGCCCCGAATGCCAATGGATCCTACCAGACGGAGGGACAGACCTCCAGGTGGGCCAGCTCGGCGTCTTTCGACAGCGTGTGGATGTCCTTGGCGGGCGCAGGAGACTCGCCAGTTCACCACTCCCAGGTGAGAAATGCAGAAACTGACGCCATGTCCGGGAACATCCCAACGTCCGCCTCCTCGGGGGTTGGCGCCAGCAGAATGTGCAGGAACACGTCCGTCGGCTACCAGAACGGCCTCAACTACATCGCCTTGGAGCTGAGGGAAGATGGGAGCAACGCAGGAGCGCCAGGGGCCAGTAGCAGCAGCGGGAATGCATCAGTGGCGCCGCCAGGGATGGTACCTCTGCCAGAGAATGGAGCCTACGCCAGCATAGACTTCACCAAATCGGATGGAGTCACCACAGCAACCAAGG aCTGA